The following is a genomic window from Alkaliphilus sp. B6464.
CTTCTTTAGACTTAATAGGATTAAATGAAAAGGGATTTGAAGAATACTTAAAGCAAAATCATCCAAATTGGGAAATAGAAAGCTTTTCTAAAAAAGACATTATTGTAATTAGGCGAGAAAATAAGATTTGTCCAAATCATTATGTAATTTCTGTAGACAAAGGTTATATAGCTATATATAAGTATGATGAAGATGGAATAAAAAGTTTAGTTGATCAAACAGAGATTCCTATAAACCTCCTGCCAACGGTTGATCAAGAAAAATTACAGAGAGGTATTCTTGTAGAAACTATGGAAGATGTTAATCAGTTATTAGAGGATTATAGTAGTTAATATTTTAAATATCAAAAAAGCAGTTATCTGAAAAATAGATAGCTGCTTTTTAAATTGGCCTTTTGAATGAGAATATGCTAAACTAAAAAATAGCAAATTTAATAGAAACTCTAAATATAAAGCAAAGGGTAGGTGGAGGATTAGAAATGATTATATTAGGAATTGATCCAGGACTTGCAATAATGGGATATGGTATAATACACTATGAGGGGAATCGATTTCGACCTATAGATTATGGAGCTATTACAACACCTAGCACAATGCCTACACCTATGAGACTTAAAAAGATTTATGAGGATTTAAATAAAATTATGATTAAACATAATCCAGATGCTGTAGCAATTGAAGAATTATTTTTTAATACTAATGTTAAAACTGCATTGTTAGTAGGTCATGCGAGAGGTGTAGCAGTGCTATCTGCTGCTAATAACGATAAAGAAATATTTGAATATACTCCTTTGCAGGTTAAGCAGGGAGTAGTTGGTTATGGTAGGGCAGACAAAGGGCAGGTGCAGCAAATGATTAAGACACTGCTAAATCTTCCTAATGTACCTAAGCCCGACGATGTTGCTGATGCTCTAGCAGTAGCGATATGTCATGCTCATTCGGGAAATTTTAAAGATATGTTCAAAATCAAATAGGCTCTGGAGGAATATGTATGTTTGAATATTTAAAGGGAATGGTTGTTGATATTATTTTAGATAAAATAATAATCGAGGTTAATGGGATCGGATATAGAATTAATAGTACTACAAATAGTGTCTCTAAAGTTAAAAGGGGTGATCAGACTATTGTTTATACACATTTAGTAGTTCGGGAAGATGAGTTAAGCTTGTATGGTTTTACTTCTACTGATGAGCTAGCAATGTTTCAGAAACTAACTTCTGTTTCTAAAATAGGTCCAAAAGTTGCTAGTGGAATACTATCTACCTACACTCCAAGTAAATTGGGGGCTTACATATTAAGTAATGATATTGCTTCAATAGCTAAATCACCAGGAGTAGGAAAGAAAACCGCAGAGCGCATTGTGTTAGAATTAAAGGATAAAATCGATAAGACAAATGTAGATTACGATTACACCTTATTTAATGATGATAATAAGGATGACAATGAAGCAGTTCAGGCTCTTATTGCCTTAGGATATACTAAAGTAGAAGGAGAAAAGGCAGTTCAGGCTGTTAAGGATACAAGCTATGCAACAGAGGAAATTATAAAAAATGCACTTAGATGGCTAATGAAATAGATTAAGAGGAGGGAGTGAACATGATATCCGAGTTTGAAGAGAGGATCGTGTCAAATAAAATAAAACCTGAGGATCAAGAAATTGAAGGTGGATTACGTCCTAAGTTTTTAAATGATTATATTGGACAAGACAAAGTAAAAGAAAAATTAAAAATATTTATAGAGGCTGCACAACACAGAAAAGAAGCTTTAGACCATGTTCTACTATATGGGCCTCCTGGTTTAGGTAAGACTACATTATCTAACATTATAGCTAATGAGATGAATGTAAATATTAGGATTACATCTGGTCCAGCAATAGAAAGACCTGGTGATTTGGCTGCTATATTAACAAATCTATCAGAAAATGATGTTTTGTTTATAGATGAAATCCATAGGATTAATAGAACAGTTGAAGAAATACTGTACCCTGCAATGGAGGATTTTGCGCTAGATATTATTATAGGTAAGGGGCCAAGTGCGAGATCTATAAGACTAGATTTATCTAAGTTCACCTTAATAGGAGCTACTACAAGGGCTGGACTGTTAACTTCTCCACTAAGAGATAGATTTGGGGTAATAGCCAAATTGGAATTATATGATATTAAAGAGCTAAAGGAGATTGTAAAACGATCAGCTTATATTTTAAATGTTTATATAGATGATGATGGAGCGGCAGAAATTGCTTCAAGGTCAAGGGGTACTCCTCGTATAGCTAATAGACTTTTAAAAAGGGTTAGAGATTTTGCTCAGGTTAGAGGCGATGGACGTATTACTTTAGATACTGCACAAGATGCATTAGCTCTACTTGAAATTGACTCTTTAGGTTTAGACAACACTGATAAAAAGATGATTGAAGTTATGATTAATAACTTTGGAGGAGGACCAGTAGGCCTAGATACCCTAGCTGCTTCAACAGGAGAAGAAAGAAATACAATAGAAGATGTTTATGAGCCTTACTTATTACAAATAGGATTTATTAATCGTACACCAAGGGGTAGAGTAGTAATGAAAAAGGCATACGAACATTTTAATATCCCTTTTAAAGAATAACAATAGTATGTACTAGAAGAATCTAATAATGGGCTTTGAAATAAGGCTTCTATAGGAGGTCTTATTTTTTTCTGAGTGGATTAGTGTTTATTTTACAAATTCATTACATTAAAAAATATAAAGGGTTTAAGGAGATTTTGTCGAATTATAAAGTTATTCTATTTTACCTGGGAGGATTATTTAATGAGAAGGATAAAAATTATTATAGTTCCAATGCTTATTGCACTAATTGTTCTTATGAATGTGCCTACTACATTTTCTTATGATAAGTCCACGATACCTTACAATATAAAAATTGGGCTCTTTTTCGATAGGACAGCAAAATCAACATTATTATTAGAAAGTCAATCTAGCTTTAGAGTAGGATTTTTTCAGCAGGATGAATTCATTAACTTATTTGATTTAGATGAAAATAAAATTTTATTAAGAAAAGATAAATTCTATATAGGGCAAGGGATTAGCTTTACGGAGTATACAGGAGCTATAAATGAACAAGTTAATATATCAAATATAGAAGGTCCTTACCATATTCAAATTGGACAAAGTTTTACCAGTTACTCAGAAGCTTATAATTTTTTGAATTCACTTAATATAGGGAATGTAAATAGCTACTTATCTTATGAAAAAGAATGGAAGGTTTTTTCAGGTTTATATTTAACTGAATCGAGCGCTAATGAAGAAGCAAACAAAATAAATGCAAACTACGGCTACGATGCTAAAGTAATACAACCATCTACTACTAGGGTCCAAGTTATTAATGAAAAAGGAAATACTATATTTATGTATGATTCAGCAGATGAAATTTATTTTACTGGCAAAGATTATAGAGGTACTACACCTATAGTAAATGTAGAGGGTACTAACTATAGGGGAGCTATTACTGCAAAAAGGTTGTCAAATAGTGATATGACAATAATCAATAAACTACCTTTGGAGGAGTATTTGTATGGAGTTGTGCCAGGAGAAATGCCAGCATCGTGGCCAATAGAAGCTTTAAAAGCCCAAGCTGTGGCAGCAAGAGGATTTGCCCTTACTAATTTTAATAAATACAAACAATTTGATTTTAATTTGTGCTCTACTACAAATTCTCAGGTATACAAGGGTTATACTGGAGAGCATCCTAATACAAATGTGGCAGTAGACGAAACTAGATCTAAGGTTATAACTTATAATGGTACATTGGTAGAGCCTTATTATCATTCTAATAGTGGTGGTCATACTGAAGATAGCGAAAATATTTGGGCAGGTCAACTTTCTTATATTAGAGGAGTAGAGGATAACTTCTCTTTAGATGCGCCAAATAGCACTTGGTCTGTATCATTTACAAAAGACGAAATAAAAAACCGTTTAGCTAACCATAATATATTTATAGGAGATATTTTAGATATGAAGATTACTTCTATTTCTAATAATGGAAGAGTTTTATCTTTAGTTGTATATGGAACAGAAGGACAAGAGATTATGGAAAAACAAAAAAGTAGAACTGTTCTGGAGTTAAAAAGTAGTTGGTTTTCTATTAATTCTAATAATGACACTAACAATGAATCTCAACTGATGGTTATAAATGGAAGTGCATCTAAAGAGGAATCCATTAACTTAACGAGTAAACATGTAATTACGGCTGATGGAATATATGAAATCAGCAATTCGCAGGGACTCTCTATATTTAACGGAAAGGAGTATAGGAGTATAGACGAAGAAGTAATTGAAAATATTTCGGATACTTTTGTACTGCACGGAAAGGGATTTGGACATGGTTTAGGCATGAGCCAGTATGGAGCAAAGAAAATGGCCGAATTGAACTATAAATACGATGAAATACTAACTCATTATTATACGGGTGTAAAGGTGGAATAAAAAATGGAAACAAAAGACTTTGATTTTTACTTACCAGAGGAATTAATTGCACAAACACCTTTGGAAAATAGAGATAATTCAAGATTGATGGTTTTGGATAGGGAGACTGGAAAAATTGAACATAAGCATTTTTATGATATTGTAGAATTTTTAAACCCTGGAGATTGTTTAGTATTAAATGACACTAGAGTATTACCTGCAAGATTAATTGGTGAAAAAGAAGTAACTAGGGGTAAAATAGAATTTCTATTATTAAAAAGAATAGAATTAGACACGTGGGAAGCATTAGTCAAGCCAGGAAAAAAAGCAAAGATTGGTAGTAGATTTGTTTTTGGTGATGGACTACTGCATACAGAAGTTGTAGGTATGGGAGAAGAAGGCTCTAGAATTATAAAGTTTGAATATGATGGTGTATTTGAAGAAATATTAGATAGACTAGGGCAAATGCCATTACCACCATATATTACAGAAGCGCTGGAGGATAAGGAACGATACCAAACAGTATACTCTAAAAATCAGGGTTCTGCAGCTGCACCTACAGCTGGCCTACACTTCACTAAGGAGTTATTGCAAAAAATAGAAAATAAAGGAATAAAAGTTGTATATATTACTTTGCATGTTGGCTTAGGTACATTTCGCCCTGTAAAGGTGGAAAAAATAGAAGAACATAAGATGCACTCGGAATTTTATATTCTAGATGATAAAACTGCTAGTATTATTAATAATGCTAAAAAACAAGGAAATAAAGTAGTTGCTGTGGGCACTACTAGTTGTAGAACTTTAGAGTCAGTAGCATATACATATGGACAAATAAAGCCTAGTAGTGGATGGACGGATATTTTTATTTATCCCGGATATAGTTTTAAAATAGTGGATAATTTAATTACTAATTTTCATTTACCAGAATCAACATTAATTATGTTGGTTAGTGCTTTAGCAGGTCAGGATAGAACCTTAAATGCCTATGAGACCGCAGTAAAAGAAAGATATAGATTTTTTAGTTTTGGAGATGCTATGTTCATAAAATAAGGATGGTGAAGATTTAAAATGGCAATTAAGTATGAGCTAATCAAGACATGTAAACAAAGTGGAGCAAGGTTAGGCAGACTACATACACCACATGGTATAATAGAAACACCTATTTTTATGCCGGTGGGGACACAGGCAACGGTTAAGGCAATGACACCAGAGGAACTGAAAGAGATTAATTCACAAATAATTTTAAGTAATACATATCATTTATATTTAAGGCCAGGACACAAATTAATTGAAAAAGCAGGCGGATTACATAAATTTATGAATTGGGACGGACCGATTTTAACTGATAGTGGAGGATTCCAAGTATTTAGTTTAGGCCCACTCAGAAAAATAAGTGAAGAAGGAGTAGAATTTAGATCTCATTTAGATGGATCGAAGCATTTTATTAGTCCAGAGAAGGCTGTTGAAATACAAAACTCTCTAGGTTCTGATATTATGATGGCGTTTGATGAGTGTGCTCCATATCCAGCTGATTATGAATACGTTAAAAACTCACTTGAAAGAACTACAAGGTGGGCAAAAAGGTGTAAGGATGCTCATAAAAATACTGAAAAGCAAGCTTTATTTGGAATAATTCAAGGAGGTATGTATGAAGATCTAAGAAGGCAAAGTGCTGAGGAGATAATAGGCTTAGATTTTCCAGGATATTCAATAGGCGGACTAAGTGTAGGTGAACCTAAACACTTAATGTATGAGGTACTAGATTACACCACACCATTAATGCCGAAGGACAAACCAAGGTATTTAATGGGTGTAGGAAGTCCAGATGATTTAATAGAAGGTGTAATTAGAGGAGTAGACATGTTTGACTGTGTATTACCTTCAAGAATTGGTAGAAATGGCACTGCAATGACTAGTCGTGGTAAAGTTGTAATTAAAAATGCTAGTCATACGGAAAGTTTTGAGCCCTTGGATCCTGAGTGTGACTGTTACACATGTAAAAATTATTCAAGAGCCTATTTACGTCATTTATTTAAGGCAAACGAAATTTTAGGATTAAGACTGCTTACAAACCATAATTTATATTTCCTTTTAAAATTAATGGAAGAAATAAGACAAGCTATTAGAGAAGATCGACTATTAGATTATAGAAAAGATTTTTTTCAAAAATATGGATATGAATTATAGGTGTTAATTGGTTATAAATATAATAAGTTTTAACACATTAGCATACTAATTTATTAAAAGCTTTTTAGAATTTTTCTACACACAAATTAATTTTATTTGTTTTTAAAGGAAATTTGCTTTATTTGTTGAATTTGTTTATGTAAGATAATAGATTATGACATTGTAAAGGGGGGAATATGCGTATGCCAGCACAGATTGCAAGTTTAGCATTACCATTAGGTGTATTTGTAGTTTTTTATTTTTTATTAATAAGACCACAACAAAAAAAGGATAAAAAAATTAAAGAAATGAGAAACAATCTAAAGGTTGGGGACCAAATAATAACTATCGGTGGTATTCATGGTAAGGTTATCAAAATAAAAGATGATGCTATTACTATTGAAGTTGGATCAGATAAATTAAAGCTAACGATGGCCAAGTGGTCCGTTGGAACAGTAGTTTCACAGGATAAAAGTTTATAAAATAAAAAAGCGGCTATGCTGCTTTTTTTATTTTATAAGAGTGAAATTAGTAATAATTTTTATATTAAGAGTCATATGTATAAATAAGACTAATCTCAGATAGGGTTCTAAAATTGTTAACCATAGAGTTAAATAAAAGAATGCTGGGGGTGTTATGATGAAGGGTGGAAAAAAAACTACAGTAAAGACAGGACCTCTTAATATAAAAATCTATGGACGTGGGCTGATTAGGGGATATATAATATCGCTATTGCTTTTTCTTATAGTAGCAGTGCTAATAACATATACAAGTATAGGAGAAAATATTATTCCGTTAATTACGTCTATTATTATGATAGTTGGTATTGTTTTTGCGGCGATTTATGCTTCTGTAAATTTGAGAAACAAAGGTTGGCTCCATGGTGGAATTATAGGATTAGTTTTTATTTTGATATTAATTGGTTTAAGTAAAATATTTATAGCAGATTATTCAGTTGACAGGATTGCTTTATATAAAATTGGATTAAGTATGGGAGCAGGAATAATAGGGGGCATGCTAGGGGTAAACATTAAATAATAAGCTTTTTTTTCCTTTTTCTTTGTGGTATAATGCAATAGTATTAGGATTTTATAGGAAAGGAGCTTTCATATGAAACATATTAAAACATTGAGCGGCGCAACTCTTGTAAAAAGTGCTGTTAAGGGAGGATGTGGCGAGTGTCAGACTTCTTGCCAATCAGCCTGCAAAACTTCTTGTACAGTAGCTAACCAAGAGTGTGAAAACAGATAATTACATAAAGGTTAAGCAGCAGTGTAAATTCACTGCTGTTTTTTCTTTA
Proteins encoded in this region:
- the yajC gene encoding preprotein translocase subunit YajC; the protein is MPAQIASLALPLGVFVVFYFLLIRPQQKKDKKIKEMRNNLKVGDQIITIGGIHGKVIKIKDDAITIEVGSDKLKLTMAKWSVGTVVSQDKSL
- a CDS encoding SpoIID/LytB domain-containing protein, yielding MRRIKIIIVPMLIALIVLMNVPTTFSYDKSTIPYNIKIGLFFDRTAKSTLLLESQSSFRVGFFQQDEFINLFDLDENKILLRKDKFYIGQGISFTEYTGAINEQVNISNIEGPYHIQIGQSFTSYSEAYNFLNSLNIGNVNSYLSYEKEWKVFSGLYLTESSANEEANKINANYGYDAKVIQPSTTRVQVINEKGNTIFMYDSADEIYFTGKDYRGTTPIVNVEGTNYRGAITAKRLSNSDMTIINKLPLEEYLYGVVPGEMPASWPIEALKAQAVAARGFALTNFNKYKQFDFNLCSTTNSQVYKGYTGEHPNTNVAVDETRSKVITYNGTLVEPYYHSNSGGHTEDSENIWAGQLSYIRGVEDNFSLDAPNSTWSVSFTKDEIKNRLANHNIFIGDILDMKITSISNNGRVLSLVVYGTEGQEIMEKQKSRTVLELKSSWFSINSNNDTNNESQLMVINGSASKEESINLTSKHVITADGIYEISNSQGLSIFNGKEYRSIDEEVIENISDTFVLHGKGFGHGLGMSQYGAKKMAELNYKYDEILTHYYTGVKVE
- the scfA gene encoding six-cysteine ranthipeptide SCIFF, which codes for MKHIKTLSGATLVKSAVKGGCGECQTSCQSACKTSCTVANQECENR
- the ruvA gene encoding Holliday junction branch migration protein RuvA; translation: MFEYLKGMVVDIILDKIIIEVNGIGYRINSTTNSVSKVKRGDQTIVYTHLVVREDELSLYGFTSTDELAMFQKLTSVSKIGPKVASGILSTYTPSKLGAYILSNDIASIAKSPGVGKKTAERIVLELKDKIDKTNVDYDYTLFNDDNKDDNEAVQALIALGYTKVEGEKAVQAVKDTSYATEEIIKNALRWLMK
- the ruvB gene encoding Holliday junction branch migration DNA helicase RuvB → MISEFEERIVSNKIKPEDQEIEGGLRPKFLNDYIGQDKVKEKLKIFIEAAQHRKEALDHVLLYGPPGLGKTTLSNIIANEMNVNIRITSGPAIERPGDLAAILTNLSENDVLFIDEIHRINRTVEEILYPAMEDFALDIIIGKGPSARSIRLDLSKFTLIGATTRAGLLTSPLRDRFGVIAKLELYDIKELKEIVKRSAYILNVYIDDDGAAEIASRSRGTPRIANRLLKRVRDFAQVRGDGRITLDTAQDALALLEIDSLGLDNTDKKMIEVMINNFGGGPVGLDTLAASTGEERNTIEDVYEPYLLQIGFINRTPRGRVVMKKAYEHFNIPFKE
- a CDS encoding BofC C-terminal domain-containing protein — translated: MRRKKMWPLILSILTLALVFSSIGFTVGYYRYSSQISQEKLERQKEQERLNALIKAQEDSLYNINKDNEMSVTKYGDTISNETTLVYKTLYTQCQSVIEKMEQPSLDLIGLNEKGFEEYLKQNHPNWEIESFSKKDIIVIRRENKICPNHYVISVDKGYIAIYKYDEDGIKSLVDQTEIPINLLPTVDQEKLQRGILVETMEDVNQLLEDYSS
- the queA gene encoding tRNA preQ1(34) S-adenosylmethionine ribosyltransferase-isomerase QueA gives rise to the protein METKDFDFYLPEELIAQTPLENRDNSRLMVLDRETGKIEHKHFYDIVEFLNPGDCLVLNDTRVLPARLIGEKEVTRGKIEFLLLKRIELDTWEALVKPGKKAKIGSRFVFGDGLLHTEVVGMGEEGSRIIKFEYDGVFEEILDRLGQMPLPPYITEALEDKERYQTVYSKNQGSAAAPTAGLHFTKELLQKIENKGIKVVYITLHVGLGTFRPVKVEKIEEHKMHSEFYILDDKTASIINNAKKQGNKVVAVGTTSCRTLESVAYTYGQIKPSSGWTDIFIYPGYSFKIVDNLITNFHLPESTLIMLVSALAGQDRTLNAYETAVKERYRFFSFGDAMFIK
- the tgt gene encoding tRNA guanosine(34) transglycosylase Tgt, translated to MAIKYELIKTCKQSGARLGRLHTPHGIIETPIFMPVGTQATVKAMTPEELKEINSQIILSNTYHLYLRPGHKLIEKAGGLHKFMNWDGPILTDSGGFQVFSLGPLRKISEEGVEFRSHLDGSKHFISPEKAVEIQNSLGSDIMMAFDECAPYPADYEYVKNSLERTTRWAKRCKDAHKNTEKQALFGIIQGGMYEDLRRQSAEEIIGLDFPGYSIGGLSVGEPKHLMYEVLDYTTPLMPKDKPRYLMGVGSPDDLIEGVIRGVDMFDCVLPSRIGRNGTAMTSRGKVVIKNASHTESFEPLDPECDCYTCKNYSRAYLRHLFKANEILGLRLLTNHNLYFLLKLMEEIRQAIREDRLLDYRKDFFQKYGYEL
- a CDS encoding TIGR04086 family membrane protein, translated to MKGGKKTTVKTGPLNIKIYGRGLIRGYIISLLLFLIVAVLITYTSIGENIIPLITSIIMIVGIVFAAIYASVNLRNKGWLHGGIIGLVFILILIGLSKIFIADYSVDRIALYKIGLSMGAGIIGGMLGVNIK
- the ruvC gene encoding crossover junction endodeoxyribonuclease RuvC — protein: MIILGIDPGLAIMGYGIIHYEGNRFRPIDYGAITTPSTMPTPMRLKKIYEDLNKIMIKHNPDAVAIEELFFNTNVKTALLVGHARGVAVLSAANNDKEIFEYTPLQVKQGVVGYGRADKGQVQQMIKTLLNLPNVPKPDDVADALAVAICHAHSGNFKDMFKIK